Below is a genomic region from Miscanthus floridulus cultivar M001 chromosome 1, ASM1932011v1, whole genome shotgun sequence.
ATAGAGTAGTAATGGTCAACAAAGTCCTTCAATTCAACTCTTCTTGTGCCAATGAAAGCTATGGCATGCACACAAGGCAGACCAGTTAACTGCCAACCTCTACAAGTGTACTCTTTCTTATCCAGATCAACAATGAACCTCCATGGGACTAGATCCTTGTTCACTCCTCCTACTTCTTCCTTCATTGGGCCACTCTTGTGAATGGTGTACTTCAGATTTCTGCTCTTGTTGTGCAGTTCCTTCATGACATGAGGCAAAATCTTGAACCTAGACAACTTTGAGGCCAGCTGCCTCCTTATGCAAAACCTCTCCATGATCAAATGCCTTATCTTTTCCATGAGTTCTACAATAGGTAAGGACTTCAGCTCCCTGATCCAATTGTTGAAGGTCTTAGCTATGT
It encodes:
- the LOC136452398 gene encoding uncharacterized protein gives rise to the protein MIGTGMRCSKHTQRQQHGYWKITNNYGQGPSLAQQANVTVTNNIAKTFNNWIRELKSLPIVELMEKIRHLIMERFCIRRQLASKLSRFKILPHVMKELHNKSRNLKYTIHKSGPMKEEVGGVNKDLVPWRFIVDLDKKEYTCRGWQLTGLPCVHAIAFIGTRRVELKDFVDHYYSIEMFKAAYATAVPPMPGKEEWKKVEIGFKLLPPKCNRAAGRPRKRRMVTVEEGGSTSKSKRRCKRCGGLDHL